The Larus michahellis chromosome 12, bLarMic1.1, whole genome shotgun sequence genome contains a region encoding:
- the PSMF1 gene encoding proteasome inhibitor PI31 subunit, with the protein MAGLEPLYAWARAAISRPQDALICGVHWELVRHGYRCLGAGDQPGPDERKSELLPTGWEANKEVYTLRYKSTDDARELLLKAIMVEDSMILNVMDRSSKKVADVTLAVADYINPEHLDDFHMVYKNTEELRTRIASGIIAPLGGPTEKAKKEPEAEKKDADLPRDYDPLRVPPRQPAGTRAPSWPSPLSPFAVGGEDLDPFGGRSGGMIVDPLRSGFPQPGIDPSSGIPGRLPPGAVPPGARFDPFGPLGAGRPGPDPDHLPPPGYDDMFM; encoded by the exons ATGGCGGGGCTGGAGCCGCTCTACGCCTGGGCGCGAGCAGCCATCTCCCGCCCGCAGGACGCGCTGATCTGCGGCGTCCACTGGGAGCTGGTCCGGCACGGCTACCGCTGCCTCGGCGCTGGCGACCAG CCAGGTCCTGATGAAAGGAAGTCGGAGCTGCTGCCCACCGGCTGGGAAGCCAACAAGGAGGTGTATACGCTGCGCTACAAGTCCACAGATGATGCCCgtgagctgctgctgaaggccaTCATGGTGGAAGACAGTATGATCCTCAACGTCATG GATCGCAGTTCTAAGAAGGTGGCAGATGTGACCTTGGCGGTGGCCGACTATATCAACCCGGAGCACCTGGACGATTTCCACAT ggtgTACAAGAACACTGAGGAGCTGAGGACAAGGATTGCTTCAGGCATCATCGCTCCACTCGGTGGCCCCACAGAAAAGGCCAAAAAGGAGCCCGAGGCTGAGAAGAAGGATGCTGACTTGCCCCGGGATTACGACCCCCTCAGGGTCCCTCCCCGGCAGCCAGCAGGCACAAGAGCACCATCCTG GCCTTCCCCCTTGAGTCCCTTCGCTGTTGGTGGGGAAGACCTGGACCCGTTTGG AGGTCGGAGTGGGGGAATGATCGTGGATCCTCTCCGGTCTGGCTTCCCACAGCCTGGCATTGACCCGTCGTCAGGTATCCCAGGCCGGCTTCCCCCAGGAGCAGTTCCACCAGGCGCTAGATTCGACCCCTTTGGCCCATTAGGGGCTGGCAGACCTGG GCCAGATCCTGACCACCTTCCCCCTCCAGGCTATGATGACATGTTCATGTGA
- the TMEM74B gene encoding transmembrane protein 74B, with protein MASPRAAELRSPDEAAAAAAGGGGPAGPGAGPGLALALGCALSGAALVVLAGAVPRAARPDPAVPARQMERLEARAARLRARLDRCTVAGLALLALGGLLLAALLLAAAAARRRARAARRTGGTYGSVRLRMRRVSAEGTRALLESQLSPPPQPPEASGS; from the coding sequence atGGCGTCCCCGCGGGCGGCGGAGCTGCGGAGCCCGgacgaggcggcggcggcggcggcgggcgggggcggcccggcgggtCCCGGCGCTGGCCCGGGGCTGGCGCTGGCGCTGGGCTGTGCTCTGAGCGGCGCGGCGCTGGTGGTGCTGGCGGGGGCCGTGCCGCGGGCGGCGCGTCCCGACCCGGCGGTACCGGCGCGGCAGATGGAGCGGCTGGAGGCTCGGGCGGCTCGGCTCCGCGCCCGCCTCGACCGCTGCACCGTGGCCGGGTTGGCGTTGctggccctgggggggctgcttCTCGCCGCCCTGTtgctggccgccgccgccgcccgtcgCCGCGCCCGGGCCGCCCGCCGCACCGGCGGCACCTACGGCTCGGTGaggctgaggatgaggagggtgtcGGCCGAGGGGACGCGGGCGCTGCTGGAGAGCCAGCtcagccccccgccccagccccccgaGGCGTCAGGCTCCTAG